The DNA segment GGGGTTGGTAATGAATGTCCAGCCAGGAGCCCATTTTTTTCTCACCCCAGGAAGTGTGAAccggaggccagttgtaaatgcgtAGGCTGGAGACCATTTATCTCCTGCCTCATTTTGACTTTGTGAATAAGGTCTTTGAGAgtagaaatctttaattttataaagtccaccatatttttttcttttgtgattggccTTGTATGTTAAAACTCAAAGCTCGTGATCTATAGACGAAATCCAAGGTCatgtagattttcttctatgtttctctgtaattttcataGCCTTGCATTTGAAATGTCTGTGAATAAATTTGTGTGAATTTGGCAtaagttttaaagtttgtgtctagggacttccctggtggtcctgtggctaaggctccgtgctcccagtgcagggggcctgggttccatccctggtcagggaagtagatcccacgtgcctcaactaagagttcgcatgctgcaacttaaaaaagaaaaaggtcccgTGTGacacagctaagacccagtgaagctaaataaataaatatttaaaaaaaataagtctgtgtctataatcatttcatttcttacGGTTTCTAGTTAATTGCTCCTTAACTATTTTGGAGAATTCATGGGTCATTTGGCTctatttcaatttgaatttccaCAGCAGAATGGATGTAGCAGAAGCCGGGTCTCTTCAGGACCCACTGGGGCTTTGGGACACTGTGGGGTCCAGTTCACGCTGACAGGAGGCAGGTCTCCTCTGGACCTGCTGGGAGGTGACGCTGCTAAAagaaaaggtgaggaaaagtgggggagAAGGTTCTTGTGTCTAGTTGAGTGCTGAGGGTGTCTGTCCtcagaggacccaggagaggaagggcttcATGTGGAACACTGGGTTTTTAGCCAGTTTTtgtgtggtgtagacagagtgcAGTGTTCTTTGGTGTGtggtgtccagttttgccagcaccatgtATTGAGGGGACTGTTGTTTCCCCAGTGTATGTTCTTGGCTCTTTTCTTGTGAATTAACTTACCGCATAACCGTAGGTTTATTTCTTgggtctctgtcctgttcctctggtctgtgTGCCTGTTTTTCTGCCAACTGCACactttttggtgactgtagcttcgtaatgtagtgtgaagtcagggagcaagaTGCCTCCAAcctgttctcctttctcaaactccctttggctattcaggggcctttgtgtttccacacaaatgttAGGAACGTTTGCtgtatttctgtgaagaatgccattggagtTCTGACCAGGCTTGCTTTGCATTTGAACATTGCTTTtggtagaatggacattttaacagtgttCTTTGCATCCATGAGCACGGGATagctttccattcatttgtgtctgttcagtttgttttatcagtgttttacagttttcagtgtgctttcacatccttggttcaatttattcccaggtattttttagatgcaattgtaaatgggattgttttcttcatttctctttctgatggcacattattagtgtatagaaagacAAGTGATTTTTAGGGCTTCCtttgtggctcagtggttaagaatctgcctgccaatacagggaacacgggttcgagccctggtctgggaagatcccacatgcttcggaacaactaagcccgtgcgccacaaccactgagcctgtgctctggagcccgcgagcgacAACTGCTGaggtcgtgtgccacaactactgaagcctgctgtcttacagcccgtgctccacaacaagagaagccaccgcaatgagaagcccgtgcaccgcaatgaagagtagcccctgcttgccgcagctagagaaagtccgtgcacagcaacgaagacccaatgcagccaaagataaataaagaaataaatatttttaaaaaaatttataaaaaaaaagaaagagaagtgattTTTGTGTACTGATTTTTTACCCTGCAGCTTTACTaaattcgtttattagttctaacaggtttttggtGGTTTGATGTGGGAGactagaattcagaaatcccactgtttctactacAGCCAGGTCATCCACAGCACCCAAGACACagtggctcctaatataaccttcccatgGTGCCTGTTAATAACGCGTGGACCCTACAAGAATGATGAGCGTCACCACTTTAGGTGAACCGCATCTGGTTAAGGCTTGGCCTCTATTATGAAGTTGGAtgtcttctctgctttttttggGCATGGTTTTGACCTGGttcttttgaaaagtaatgtACTCCCCAgtaatttcaagtgtataaaaaAACTATAAGTAGCAGTACAAAATACACCACCTCACATAAACTACTCCAGTGTGTTTTATGCAATACTGGAGTCCTCTCCCAGGGAACCAGAACATAAAGACCCAAAGACGAAATTTTATGGTTCTACCTTATAATCCTATCCACGGGCCCACTTCAACATTCACCATCTCCGCAACTCTATGGAAATGTCTTTTCCCATtctgatccagttttctttttctgaaaccatTACTGAGACTTTCCCTCATTTTCAAAACCTTTATGGATTTAAAACACACGAGCTAAGTATGACCTGGGTGACCTTTTCTGCATGAGCTCTTTGACTtagaatgttttcagtgttcatcTATGTTCTAACATGTATCATCagtgcttcattcattcttttcattgtgattaaaagtaacatttaccatttaaaccattttgagtatacagttctgtggcattaactacattcacattgttgtacaaatattctcaccatccatctcctggACCGATTCATTTTCCCCATGGGAAACTCTGTATCAATGTCTCTACATTTttgccaaaatttgttatttttaattctcttgattATAGGCCTTCTAGTGTTTGTGGAGGGGTACGGCGTTGTGGTATTAATGTGCATTTCCATCGTGACTAACGATGTTTAACATCTCTTCAGgtgtttgttgaccatttgtatgtcttatctGGAGAAgggtcttttcaagtcctttttccatttaaaaaactgggTTGTTTGCGGGGGCCTGCAGCTCCGCCGCCCTAGCCGGGTCCCGGCAAGCGCTCGTCCTGGCGGCCTTGGCCTCGCTGAGTCCAGCCTGGAGCGGTCTCCGCGCCGcaggggcccgcgcaccggggCATCGCTAGCGGCCTCGCAGGGGCGCCGCTTCCTGCCTCGCGCTCACAGGAGAGGGGACGCCCGGCCCCAGGCGCCCGTGCCCGGAGTGCCGAGACCGTGCTGTGCCGCGCGGACGCGGTGCAGGCCGGGAACGACCCCTCCCGTGGGTCTCTGGCACCCCAGCGGCATCCGAGCGCGGAGCGGAGGACCGCGGGCCGCAGGTAAGGGGACGGGGgctcgtgggggtgggtggaggagggaaccaCGACTCACACCAGAGCTGTTCGGCACAGTCGCGGAGCCCCCTAACCTGGCGGCCGCAGGAAGGGCTCGCCTTTGAGTAGAGGCTTTGAGGACAGGCCCGAGCCTACCCCGTTCAATTTTACAAAACATCTGCTTGTGTAAAGCTCGCTCCCGCGCGGTTTTCCCAAGTAGCCAAGTGCCCCATGCGAGGTATCTGCAAGGAGAGCCTGAGAGGGCCCGTAGCCCTGAGAGACTTGCCCTTGGCTTATGGTAAGGCCAagggatttatcctgcatggtgATTTCTCCTGCTGAGAACCCCCAAACCCCACTCTGGCCAGCTGGCCCAGCTCTGCTTCCTGCACGTCTCCAGCCTGGGCCGGCCCTTGGACACCTGctgggatgggaaagggaagggtcTCAGAATTTCACCTTAGAAACttgccagggggcatggattgAAAAACATGGGGGCCATTCAggcagcagagaagggagaagggcacCTTGCTGCCCTTTCATTGTGGAATCGGTGGCGCTTCTGCTGAGAGGGGCCTTTCCATGGGGACCGCATGCAGTGTGTTTGGTGTCTTGGAACTGAAGAATTAGAACCTGTACAATTTTCAAATGATGTGgtcctttaatttaaaaacaaaacccctagAACCTTTGCTTTATAAATTGAGGTCTGAAAATTGAAGGTCTGTTTTGCTTCCACTGTGACACTATATTAAGAAATGTGGATTTATTGAGAAAAGAGTCAgaatagagaaggaaacagagaactCAGAGGTACCACTGTAGTTTGGCAAAGGCTGGGGGGAGTTAATTTGTCAATGCTGCTGGCTTTCAGTAGCCTGCAGCCATTCTCCTCCTGCGGCTGAGGGGGTATAAAGCTGTACTGGGTTGCTCTACTCTTCTTTTGTAGAATTCCAGCTCAGAGCCATCTCTTGATGTATAAGTATTTCGCAGACTAGGTTCCCAGGCAACTCCTGGAGGGCCAGAGGGGTTCCTTCCTTCATTATACCTGTCTGTTTGAATGAAAACCAGCaatgacatatttttctttaaatctggttTATGGTCTATCATCCAAAAACCAGATTAGCTATTTCCGCACTCTCTCAATAGGCTCGAGTTCCTGGAAACTGAAACCTAGAGAGGGTGGAAGAGTGCCCGAGGGAGAACGGGAGAGCCTGCAGGGAACCGTGACTCCTGGGTGTTTAATGAGCTTCCTAAACAGCATGGTCATTAATTGGCAAGTGATGACCTTAAGGAGAAActactggtgaaaatgtaaaagccTTTTGTTAACAATGTGCCCACCAGGTGCGCACCACATGgagtattttcattgcatttccaACACCTGGGAGGGTGTTGGGCAGAGGGCAGATGTTTAATAGATATATTGAATAAGTTCAATTACATACAATTATATCAATGGAAGGGTCAGCAACACtatgaggttagggttagggttagggccagggccagggtcagggtcagggtcagggtcgttagggttagggttagggtttagggtttagggttagggtttagggttagggtttagggtttagggttagggttagggtttagggtttagggttagggttagggttagagggttagggttagggttcgggttagtgttaaggttagggttgttagggttagggttagggtttagggttagggttagggttagagggttagggttagggttcgggttagggttaaggttagggttgttagggttagggtttagggttagggttagggtttagggttagggtttagggtttagggttagggtttaggggttagggttagggttaggggttagggttaggggttagggttagggttagggttagggttaaaaaTGCAAGTTCTGGGGTTGGGCAAATCTGGGTTCAGACCGTCGTTTACAAACTGTCTTCGTGCAAATCGTGTGTTATTTTTCTAAGACTCAGCTTCTACCTTTATGAAACGGGGGTAGCAGTGGTGCTGATCCCAGAGGTTTTGTTGAGGCAAAGCTCTTTTCTCAGTTCCTAGCATGCGTGAGTGCTCAATGCACTTAGTTAATATTACGGTTATTGACCCTGGAGATACTCCCCAAAGCTAAAGGCCAGAGGCCTCACAGGTGTATTGAGGAGGTGGGTGCCTACTGTGAGCCGGAGGTGGCAGGTAACCGGAGGAATGGAACGGCTGCTGCAGAGCGGGactgtttttctcctgctttagacttttctgtattttctagattttcttaaaagaacCATGTAGATGGTTTTGTACCCTGAAAACTTCcaacaaaaactttaaagaccttatccaTGCAAACATTTACTCTAAAAAGCTGGAGAATGGAACTGAAGGCCTATTTTGGAGAACTTTCTGTATTCCCATTTCCTGGAATCTTCTGAAATGGAaccaagtgggggaggggtgtgatcTGTACTAATTCTCTGAGCTCTTGGGTCTAATCACTGAGCATCCCTGCATCCCAGCTTCCTCCTGAGATCATGGGTACCTCTCAGTTCATAAATTCAACAATTCCTTACGTaagtaaataaacacacaaaatactTACATCAGTGGCCAACAGTTCCTCACTGTCATCAATACTGGCCACGGTGACCTCTCCTTGGCTCACAAAGGGGAAGTCAAAGGGGTTGGTTGAAATGAGAAGCAGGTCTGTGAAGCAGAAGGATCCCTTTAGCATCTTATGCACAACTGACTCTGAGTTTTTTTCCAATGTGATCGATTTGGAAGATGAGAATGATAACCAAGGAACTTACCCATAAGTTCCGGCTTCTTGTTTGACATGATTTGGTAAAAAATATAATAGCCTCTCTCACGGGATAACTGAAATGCCACCCTGGATTTTTCTAAGAGATCTAAGATAACAAAAAACGATGTGATTTTAGGGTCCCCAGGAGATGCCTCTGTGGCCAAAGCCAAGGTGCCAGATAGAGTGTTTGGACTCACAGGTTTCAATGTCCGCTGACACCAGCTTTCCTGTGGCTCCAAAGTGAATGCGAATGAACGTCCCCTGTCCAAAGACAGATTGAAAaacacagttattttctttctatggTACTGTAGCCAGCTTCTGTTAGGTACTACTGAGGAtgggtgggctgtgtaggctcacGGAGGAGGTGATGCCAGAAGCATGAGGACCTTCCTCCTCTCTGTTTGCTTGGCATCTGGTCCCCACGCCGGCTCAGCCAAGACTCAGGTAGCTCTGCCCAAAGCACCTGGCCCTGTTCCCACAGCTCTGGGGATGCCTGCAGGCTCCCTCTCAAGTCTCTGTTTGGGACCACCTCACACCTGACTGTCTCCTTGGTCTTTATCCTGCTCAAACTCTTTGTAACACCTCTGAACTGATAACCTGGTTGGACTATCTGACTTCTTTTTTGCCTCTGGATGTTACTTCTGAGATttcttgcctcagttttccttactACTTACTACATGCAAACCTAgcccccaggccaggcctcctggctccccAAAGACCCACTCAGCACTTGGGTTCCCCCAATCTTGGGGAGTGAGGGGtgaaattatatatagtatatatgtgtgtgtgtatactcccTTCTTACATCATCTGCTTAATTGGTCGCTACCACTCTGTGAGCCAATTGGAGGGCAAAAATATTGCCTTGCTTGTTCACCCACAGACCCTGGAATGTAGTACATACTCAGTAGTATTCTCAGTATTCTCTGAATGAAGCCTAAGAAGAGTTAATGAAGGACCAGTGTAGGTTTATGTGAATTATGTGTTCGCTCTTCAGGAGTTCTAGCTGCTGAATGCAAGTGCCTCTGGGTACTTGCTCTACTGGCCAGTGAAATTAGATAGGAGACTGGATACTTGTTTATTTGCCAGTGTCGGAAGTAAATGCCTCTTTGGTTGAGCTAATCCTAAGTGAAACATTGAAGGATGGGACATATCCTTCAGTATCTTCAGTATCAACTTCTTCCCAAGTTTTGAGCTCTGCTGCCTCCACCAGgttttccctcctcccagcacctcctgaCTTGGAGAAGGTCAGATCTGCTAACTAACTTCACACTAAGGTTTTCATGGCTAATAAGTCAGTGGATACTGTTCAATggacttatgtattttaaaatgcttccacCTGAAGAGACCAATTTTAGCATAGAGAAGTCATTTTGTACTTGTGGAATTTGAATCTTGAATCCTTGTGACTTCAGGAGGCTCTGAGGTGATGCTGATTAGTTAGGGAAGGACAGCTAAATCTTCCTTCGGCTGGGAATAAGACAAAATGTTCTTTGAAGGGTTATCAGAATATCCCGGTTGGGCAGCTTGATCTGAAGCGCTTGGGGGTAGACTAAGGCCAGGTATATCCTAGTTTATGTGGCCATTTTTCATATTCAGCATTGGAGGAGAGGGTTTTCTTTCTGGGGGTCATTGACAATTGGACTGAGTCTTAACGAATCTCAAGGAGTTGTCATTCCTCACGGTCTTGACATTTCCAAAGGCCTCCAGGAGGGGGTTGGCCTGGATGATCTGGTCTTCCAGGGTTCCCTAATAATaagtgagaagaggaaaagagagaacttTGGACGTCTTCCGAAGTAACTTCCCAGTGACTCAAAAGTGTGGATGCTCTGGGAAGGTCCCAGGGAGAGATGTCGCCCAGCTCAGGCTGGTGGCAGGTACAGTTGTGCTGAGTACCCACaggcccatccccaccccacccaaggaGGCTTCAAGGTCCCATCGTAGAAGGAGTCTTAGCACAGCATCAAAGTGGCTTCTGGCCACACCAGATTCCAGGTTGGAGCCCTACCCGCTACCTCTCAATCTCCCAGAAGGCCTTTCTTCTCTGATaacattttatcataaattatGGATTTGTAAAATATAGACCTCTGTTCCtgcatgcaccaggacccatttATACAGATATTCGGGTTCAGAAGTAGAAACAGACTGTGAGCAATGAAAGTGACCCATATGAtagaaacagtggttctcaaaaaaaatgtttaagttgcataaaatattttgtgagaaTTATTACGTAGAAATCCACTTATAGAAAGCAGAGTTTtcacctttcccccttccccacatGATTGCTTGCCTTTCTGACTTCAGAGCTGTTTGGAAACTACTGtccagcccagtggttctcaaagtgtgatccctggACAGGGCATGAACAATGGGAACATGACAGAAATGCAACATGCCAGGATTTTGAATGTGAGACAGGAATTTCAGTCAGAAATTCTGGGCCTGGGGACCAGCAATCCGTTGTTAACGAACCCTCCTGGTGATTCTGACGTGCActccagtttgagaaccactggcctaaacCATTCCTTCTCCAAAGGAGGATGTGGAGTTGTTCAAGGTCACTCGGCTGTTGCTGATGGAGCTGGTGCTAGAGCCCGAGTCCACAAGGTGGAGCCATTTCCTGCCTTGCCCCGTAAACACCCCCTGGGGCAGGACCTCGTGCTGTGCACAAAGCCCTGCAGACACTTGGGGCTCACCTGGGGTTTCAGTTATACTCATTCCAGCAAGCCTTCCAGGTGCAGGAAGCTGCTCACCTGCATCTTGCCCGGCCgctgctccttcctcttctccccagtgACCGCAATTGCTGCAAAGTGCTGGATCACACGCTTGGTGTTCACTGTCTTCCCAGCCCCGGATTCTCCGCTGTTGATTTAAAAGTaagtgagagggacttccctggtggtccagtggtaaagaacccgccttgcaatgcaagggacgcgggttcaatccctggtcagggaaataagatcccacatgccgcggggcaaccgaGCCCgcacgccataactactgagcttgcgcacctcaattagagcccacgtgccacaaactacagagcccacgtgctctggtgcctgcgtgccacaactacagagcccacgcactctggagcctgcgtgccacaactagagaagagaaaacccgcccgccacaactagagagaagcctgtacaccacagcaaagagcccacgtgccccaacaaaagatcccgagtgctgcaactaagacccgacacacccaaaaataaataaaatataataaagtaaaataaaataaaataaagtgagatacacagacatagagaacagacttgtaattGCCAAGGGGACCAAGGAAAGGGGGAATGGAGGACaaatggattgagagtttgggatgagtagatgcaaactattagatatagaatgcataaccaacaaggtcctactgcattgcacaggaaactatattcaataccttgtgataaaacaaaatggaaaagaatatgaaaaggaatatatatgtataactgaatcactttgctgtacagcagacattaatacaacattgtaaatcaagtatacttcaataaaataattttttttaaaaaagtaagtgagCTAAAGGAGAGCAGAAGGAATGGACAGCCCCTTCCAAGTCATCATGGCAACAACACAGGTTACTGACGCGATGAGGATGGACTGGTTGTCTCGATCTAGAAATGCAGAAGGAAGCAGGacagaataaataaacaacataCAGGCAGGATATACAAATCAGGCAACATTGGGGGTAGACAGAGCCCATGAGTTCTAGTTCTGGCTTTGCCATTAACTAGTGGTGTGATGATTTGGGCATGTCGAATCTTCTTGGAGACAATTTGTGCAGATTTCCCAAATGCTGGATGTGTAACGTGGGCAGCATGGGAAGTGAACAGTGAGTCCCACAGTGTGGAAGTTATTCGTGTTCACAGATCTTTACCTCCTCAATAGCGCTTTCTTATCTCCCTTTTCAAAAAAGAGAGCAAGTCTCAGACTTAGAACTTGAAAGAAACCACAGCTTCTAATTAGaatttatggacactgatttgttgtcattgcctttttctttcacctttacTTTCTACTTGTGGACAGTGACCGTGGTTTTCCATTTACAAGagtgtta comes from the Balaenoptera ricei isolate mBalRic1 chromosome 16, mBalRic1.hap2, whole genome shotgun sequence genome and includes:
- the LOC132350459 gene encoding myosin-13-like; its protein translation is MSSDAEMAIFGEAAPYLWKSEKERIEAPNRPFDSKKACFAVDDKEFYVKGMIQSKENDKVTVETLDNRTLTLNSDQVFPMNPPKFDKIEDMAMMTHLHEPGVLYNLKERYAAWMIYTYSGLFCVTVNPYQWLPVYNPEVVTAYRGKKHKEAPPCIFSISDNAYQFMMTDRDNQSILIAGESGAGKTVNTKRVIQHFAAIAVTGEKRKEQRPGKMQGTLEDQIIQANPLLEAFGNVKTVRNDNSLRFGTFIRIHFGATGKLVSADIETYLLEKSRVAFQLSRERGYYIFYQIMSNKKPELMDLLLISTNPFDFPFVSQGEVTVASIDDSEELLATDVSVQGPAQAGDVQEAELGQLARPPSPYLRPAVLRSALGCRWGARDPREGSFPACTASARHSTVSALRARAPGAGRPLSCEREAGSGAPARPLAMPRCAGPCGAETAPGWTQRGQGRQDERLPGPG